The DNA segment CgtctataatattattattatgatgatatTTAGGGTGATGAGGCACGAGTGAGGAGGCAGAGTTCAGTCATGACCTCTGAAGTTTGGCTACTCATGTCATGATCACTTGCTGTTGCTTCCTTCTCTATTTTCTTCCATGGCTTCTCCCCACACTATTAGTTAACATTAACACAACCAACCAAATTACAAAACTGCATTTCTCACttgtagttaattaattaattaatcattctGCATTCATTACCTTTAGACATAATCTTGCATTTTCTTCCAGCAATTCCCTCTCCTGCTTTAATTTGtaacatttaataaattaattaatggatgatgatgatgatgatgatatttaCAACAAAAGTTTCCAAAATTAATTCATGCATGATATTTATTACCTTTTTCTTTAGCTGCTCTACCTGCTCTTTGAACAGCTGTTCCTACATTATCATATATGAagcaatcatcatcatcatcatcagttTTTCatgatttaatgaaatttaattagctaggttgtaatatatatatatgtatatatacctTTCTTGTACGAATGTTCTGTAAGTTTCGGTTCACTTGGGCATCCATTCTTTCAGTTCTTCAAGCGAACATGAATCAATACTTTGTCCCAGAAGTTTCCTAAAATTAATgctttgaaaattttagtttataatgttttatatatgtTCACGAGGGCTTCTAGCTAATTAATTACCGTTGACAGGATTCCAGAAACTGGATCATTCCAGCCATTCGTGCTGATTCAGTTTTCAGAAGCTGCGCGCAATAATcatcatcaaaacaataatcaaaATTTGGAAGGAGTGTTCTGAGAAATGATAAGAATTGCGCCGCTGATTCAAACCTGAATATGGCGGTGATCCATGTTGGGTCTGTTGGTTTCATCATGCTTCTGATCCTTCCTGTATTCCTTGTACTTCTTTATCGTCTTCTCTATACTgcaacaatatatttatatatctttaaaacagtttcatcaaCAAGCTGCTTACATAAAGCAACAATATCGGTCACATTTAGTATTGTGGgttgtaaattaatttatcaacatATATAAGAGGGTGTGGCGGTAAAAATATTAACATCAGTGACCGACAACTCACATTCAAGACCCCAACTTAACCCCGATATCTAATCATCTAGCTCGTATACACGAGGCATAGTAGGATTTCCCGAGGATTGTTGCTACACGCAAGCTATTGTCGAGTATGTTTGTTGCAATCCTTGTCACTCACATGGATACAATAATTCaaggaaataaaatttattttaatacaatcTAGCACAAAATCTTAATATCTTGACGTCAATATTGTTTGTCACGAGTTAGTCAAAAGAAGAGGACATGATCATATATAGTGGTCCATTATTTAATCATCTCCCCGATATGGAAATGTTGTTGGttccttttaattaattagcatATGAAAAGAACTCGCTTCATAGTCTACACCTTGCCTATCGAGTAAGGCAATCACTTGTGTTTTCCCATTTTGCATGTACCTGTTTTTCGACTATCACTATAAATCACATGGACGATGATTGAGTTCGAATGTTGGATGTCCTCATGATAGTTGCCATACGCAAGCTGGTGTCtgtctatatatatttgttcCAATCCTCATCTAACTTAGATATATACTAGAttcaatgaaataataatttatcaaaaaaaatttatatgaacAATAGGATAatgaaaaaatcattataagAAAAGTATAATTAAGTGTTAAAGACATGACAAATTTTTTATCTAAAAGATTAAATGTCATCCTTTGGATTctcaataaaaatgatttaagttaaagaaatatagagtagtgttaactttctaaattaatatatctatctatatatatatatatatatataaactaaaattattgttaataatatCTCTTTTATCTTTCCAACTTTTTTAGCATTATAATTCACCTGTATTGATTGAATTTATTATTCTTCATCCATGGTCACTCCTCCTACAATCTTATAACCTCAGGGAGAAATAAGTATTCCATACgcatataattaatacattttttttttcatagtgaagaaaaaaaagactaaAATTTAAGTTGTGTTAAGTTTCATGTTCAGATCTTGTGGGTTTTTAATCTCGATTTTAAGAGAGGTTTTTCTATGCTAAATTTTTTTAGCATTGTCGTTTCAATTTCCTTCTATTTTGTTCATCTCTTATACTTAATTGGTTGAGAAATTGTTCGATTTTGAAGAATATATTTTCCAtcaatattgtgataatatcttaccaatatataataatatattataacactTGGAATTCAAAAAGGGTTCTCTTTAAATGCATCTCGATCCCATAAAATTTTTGCGAGCTCTCACCCGAAAAGGAATAAGGATCAAATCGCTCTAAACATTATGACTATGGATAATCCAAGTAGTGAGGTTACTAGAGAGTCAAGTCGTCATCtatttttgtgtttaaaattatttaatgtattgaAATGGCATTCAAACATGTATTATGGACGAAAACCTCCatcttgtaaaatatttaaattttaaaatatatttcatatatatttatttgagcAATTTTTATAAGGGTTACGTATGTAAGCTTATAATCactccaaacaaaaaaaaaaatgtaaacataAATGTATAATGAAACCTCCATAATGAGAAATCATCATAACAGATTTTACGATCAAAACGAGTTAGAAATTGCACATTAAACATCAATAAACATTGAATTACAtacaaatatttcatattttgaagAACACAAATAAACTAACTAAAAACCTATTTGGAAAAACAAGATTTTGAAACTTAATCtttatttgaacatttttttctttttaaattaatattatttcattccaTTCTTGATATACATgaaataatcttaattaatttaataatattttattttatggtttAAACCCATATCTAAATATTTGCAGGCCCATAAATGTATGATTTTTACATTGAAATTTGTGACAAACCAATACGAGATTACGATAATCTGAGCTAGAGAAATGGACGGCTTAGATTGATGATTCATAGGCAATATCTGAGATTATCTGTTAGGGTAAACATCATGATGATTCATAGGCAATACGGCGGCGGATATAAAAGTATCATCAGTTCTGAGAGAGAAGATCTAAGCGGTGGGATTCTTGGATTTCTATCTTCTTCTCTTGCGTACGACCTAGTACAGAGAAGCAGATAGggaacgaagaagaagaagaagaagtgaatCCCGGAATCTAACCATGTCTCTGTCATACGTTAAAATGTCCGAAGAAGTTTGGTTAACATGTCTTACTCACGCATTGTCTACTGAGACAGAAGAGATCACGGGTCTTCTTCTTGGTGACATTCAGGTGATCTGATTCTTATCATGAAAGTTGCTTTCTTTGGGTGTTTTCTTTTCAATTATATCATTTCCTTGAATCAACCATGTCCAAAGAATGTGATTTCATTTCCTTAATTCATTGGGTTATCTTTTCACAATAATCTTGATTTTATGATCTTGGCTATTTCAGCACTCCAAAGGTGGGAATTTCACAACACTACCACGATCAGATCGACAGAAGGATCGAGTGGAGACCAATCCTGAACAGTTGACTGCTGCCTCTGTTGAAGCACAGGTATccttttaatgttttaaatttgtcTTTTAAGGTTTGCAATACATTCTTGTTTCTCCCTATATCTGATGGTAGTctatttggattaaatccaaataaaatacatcaaacaagctcttaagcAATTACGTTTTTTGAAACATTCATTGATATACATAAAACTGGAAAACaggaaagaaggaaaaaaatacAAGGGGTTAAAATCTTGTAAGTTAAGAGTAGTCCATCAATTGGAAATGCCATTTAATCAGTTAAGTTACGTTACTTTTGAAGTTTGGAAATGTATGCAATCTTTAATCTTGTGCAATTAACAGAATAGCACGGAAGAATGACCAGAGTAATTGGCTGGTATCATTCGCATCCACACATCACTGTCCTTCCTTTGCATGTTGGTACGTGTAAacttttgttaaatattttgtcGTTTATCTAAATCTGTATTTGCTAGAGACTGATGGAAACTATTCatgtttaaatcattttaatttcttactatatcaaaaatattactatcttattatgttttaaattattagaacTTGAGATGAACTATAAATCCTCTCCATAAATGGATATCAGTATGAGATACTAAATTTTAGGAATTAGATGTTGTCACCTTATAAGATACTTAGATACCATATTATAGAATGTGATTACGTGTAAa comes from the Impatiens glandulifera unplaced genomic scaffold, dImpGla2.1, whole genome shotgun sequence genome and includes:
- the LOC124918454 gene encoding LOW QUALITY PROTEIN: lys-63-specific deubiquitinase BRCC36-like (The sequence of the model RefSeq protein was modified relative to this genomic sequence to represent the inferred CDS: deleted 1 base in 1 codon); this encodes MSLSYVKMSEEVWLTCLTHALSTETEEITGLLLGDIQHSKGGNFTTLPRSDRQKDRVETNPEQLTAASVEAQHGRMTRVIGWYHSHPHITVLPLHAGRIQVIAFQSLDGKQSQINLRAVPVSSANKEVVIDLESSLSFFRKCVY